The following proteins come from a genomic window of Microcoleus sp. bin38.metabat.b11b12b14.051:
- the psbE gene encoding cytochrome b559 subunit alpha encodes MAGTTGERPFGDIITSIRYWVIHSITIPALFVAGWLFVQTGLAYDAFGTPRPNQYFTPQREEVPIISDRFEAKKQVDQFIAK; translated from the coding sequence ATGGCCGGTACAACTGGAGAACGTCCGTTTGGGGACATTATTACAAGTATCCGTTATTGGGTAATTCACAGCATCACCATTCCAGCTTTATTTGTTGCTGGATGGCTGTTTGTGCAAACGGGTTTGGCTTACGATGCTTTCGGAACTCCTCGCCCCAACCAGTATTTCACACCGCAGCGCGAAGAAGTGCCGATTATCTCGGATCGCTTTGAAGCTAAGAAACAAGTTGATCAGTTCATTGCCAAGTAA